One stretch of Pigmentiphaga aceris DNA includes these proteins:
- a CDS encoding glycerol-3-phosphate dehydrogenase/oxidase: MDPLHTDRTTLLTQLAQARRYDVAVIGGGATGLGVALDAASRGLSVVLVESHDFAKGTSSRATKLVHGGVRYLAQGNISLVREALHERSALLRNAPHLAQPLPFLLPAYQAWKLPFYGIGLKAYDLLAGRERLKASAMMGAAAVRKFSPGVNAQGLRGGIEYWDGQFDDARLALALARTAARHGALLVNYCAATELRYENDRVAGLRCVDKETGIFYDIDAGCVVNATGVWVDDLRLKDGQATHHEAAPMVAPSQGVHVVVDRKFWPGEHALLVPSSDGRVLFAVPWLGKVLLGTTDAPRQDLPEEPKAADVDVDFILREAARYLVDAPTRADVLSVWAGLRPLIKPTAGAAGATKKISREHTIELSASGLVTVSGGKWTTYRAMAEDVLTRCIEAKLVKDESPCKTADLPLVGSPSFDTPRVPLSASPGLHLYGNEAAMVQSLPGADRMLCPGLSEAMVRFAARFEYARTVEDVLARRSRLLFLDAKQALAVAPAVADILREELGVDPGQAAFEALARAYLVA; encoded by the coding sequence ATGGACCCACTGCACACTGACCGCACCACACTGCTGACCCAACTTGCCCAAGCCCGTCGCTACGACGTCGCCGTCATCGGTGGCGGCGCAACCGGCCTGGGGGTGGCACTGGACGCAGCATCGCGGGGCTTGTCGGTCGTGCTGGTGGAATCGCATGACTTCGCCAAGGGCACGTCATCGCGCGCGACCAAGCTGGTGCACGGGGGCGTGCGTTACCTGGCCCAGGGCAATATCTCGCTGGTGCGCGAGGCATTGCATGAACGCAGCGCCTTGCTGCGCAATGCGCCGCACCTGGCGCAGCCGCTGCCCTTTCTGCTACCTGCGTATCAGGCGTGGAAGCTGCCGTTCTACGGCATTGGGCTGAAAGCCTATGACCTGCTGGCCGGGCGTGAGCGGCTGAAGGCCAGTGCCATGATGGGCGCAGCTGCCGTGCGCAAGTTTTCCCCTGGTGTGAATGCGCAAGGCTTGCGCGGGGGCATCGAATACTGGGACGGCCAGTTCGACGATGCGCGACTGGCACTGGCCTTGGCGCGCACCGCAGCACGGCATGGTGCACTGCTGGTCAACTATTGCGCGGCCACCGAGCTGCGTTATGAAAATGACCGCGTGGCGGGTCTGCGCTGCGTGGACAAAGAAACTGGCATCTTCTACGACATCGACGCAGGCTGCGTGGTGAACGCCACCGGCGTCTGGGTAGACGACCTGCGCCTCAAAGACGGCCAGGCCACCCACCACGAAGCCGCCCCCATGGTCGCGCCCAGCCAGGGCGTGCATGTGGTGGTGGACCGCAAGTTCTGGCCGGGTGAGCATGCGCTGCTGGTGCCATCCAGCGACGGCCGTGTGCTGTTCGCCGTGCCGTGGCTGGGCAAGGTCTTGCTGGGGACGACAGACGCGCCACGCCAGGACTTGCCTGAAGAACCTAAGGCGGCCGATGTCGACGTGGATTTCATCCTGCGTGAAGCCGCGCGTTACCTGGTCGATGCTCCTACGCGTGCCGATGTCCTGAGCGTATGGGCCGGATTGCGACCCTTGATCAAGCCCACCGCAGGTGCTGCGGGTGCCACTAAAAAGATCAGCCGCGAACACACGATTGAACTGAGCGCGAGCGGATTGGTGACCGTGTCGGGCGGCAAGTGGACGACGTATCGGGCCATGGCCGAAGACGTGCTGACGCGCTGTATCGAGGCCAAGCTGGTCAAGGACGAATCGCCCTGCAAGACCGCGGACTTGCCCCTGGTTGGCAGCCCGTCGTTCGATACGCCACGCGTGCCGTTAAGCGCATCACCCGGTCTGCATTTGTATGGCAATGAAGCTGCGATGGTGCAAAGTCTGCCGGGTGCTGATCGGATGCTGTGTCCCGGGCTATCTGAGGCCATGGTGCGCTTTGCCGCGCGCTTCGAGTACGCCCGCACGGTGGAAGACGTGCTGGCACGGCGCTCGCGACTGTTGTTCCTGGATGCGAAGCAGGCGCTGGCAGTGGCACCTGCGGTTGCTGACATTTTGCGGGAAGAACTTGGTGTCGATCCGGGACAGGCGGCGTTCGAAGCACTGGCGCGCGCCTACCTGGTGGCGTGA
- the nrdF gene encoding class 1b ribonucleoside-diphosphate reductase subunit beta: MNSPQRLVVPPTKLIQRVSAINWNKIEDDKDLEVWNRLTGNFWLPEKVPLSNDIPSWATLNKHEQQLTIRVFTGLTLLDTIQNTVGAPVLIQDAITPHEEAVLTNISFMEAVHARSYSSIFSTLCMTSDVDDAYRWSEENEYLQNKARIILDFYRHDEPLMRKVASVFLESFLFYSGFYLPMYWSSRAKLTNTADLIRLIIRDEAVHGYYIGYKFQKGLEQVSEAKRQEIKDAAFELMHDLYDNEVKYTEELYDGVGWTEDVKKFLHYNANKALMNLGYEALFPSSMANVNPAILAALSPSAEENHDFFSGSGSSYVIGKAVNTEDDDWAF, encoded by the coding sequence ATGAACAGCCCGCAACGTCTCGTCGTGCCCCCGACGAAGCTCATCCAGCGCGTCAGCGCGATCAACTGGAACAAGATCGAAGACGACAAGGATCTTGAAGTCTGGAATCGGCTTACCGGCAACTTCTGGTTGCCCGAAAAAGTGCCGCTTTCCAACGACATCCCGTCCTGGGCGACGTTGAACAAGCACGAACAGCAACTGACGATACGTGTGTTCACGGGTCTGACGCTGCTCGACACCATCCAGAACACGGTCGGCGCGCCGGTGCTGATTCAGGATGCGATCACGCCGCACGAAGAAGCGGTGCTGACCAACATCTCGTTCATGGAAGCGGTGCACGCACGTTCGTACAGCTCGATCTTCTCCACGCTGTGCATGACCAGCGACGTGGACGACGCCTACCGCTGGAGCGAAGAAAACGAGTACCTGCAGAACAAGGCACGCATCATCCTGGACTTCTATCGCCACGATGAGCCCTTGATGCGCAAGGTCGCCAGCGTGTTCCTGGAGTCCTTCCTGTTCTACTCGGGCTTCTACCTGCCGATGTACTGGTCGAGCCGCGCCAAGCTGACCAACACCGCCGACCTGATCCGCCTGATCATTCGCGACGAAGCCGTGCACGGCTACTACATCGGCTACAAGTTCCAGAAGGGCCTGGAGCAAGTCAGCGAAGCCAAGCGCCAGGAAATCAAAGACGCCGCGTTCGAGCTGATGCACGACCTGTACGACAACGAGGTGAAGTACACCGAAGAGTTGTACGACGGCGTGGGCTGGACCGAAGACGTGAAGAAGTTCCTGCACTACAACGCCAACAAGGCGCTGATGAACCTGGGCTACGAAGCCTTGTTCCCCAGCAGCATGGCCAACGTCAACCCGGCCATTCTGGCGGCACTGTCGCCCAGCGCGGAAGAAAACCACGACTTCTTCTCGGGTTCGGGTTCGTCGTATGTGATCGGCAAGGCTGTGAACACGGAAGACGACGACTGGGCGTTCTGA
- a CDS encoding phosphodiesterase → MTTFLAQLTDLHIREPGRLAYGRIDTAPYLQQAVQSVLALRQQPDAVVFTGDLTDFGRAEEYAYLARMLEPLTMPVYLMPGNHDDRDQMRRSFPSHTYLGTEGFIQYSVKVGALRLIALDTVVHGRPEGRLCAERLAWLADALERHRDEPVIVALHHPPFETLIGHMDKIGLLEGAAALEALIARYPNVERLISGHLHRNIDVRFGGTVASTSPGIAHQVALDLDPDADSAWMLEPPGFKVHAWRAERLVTHLISSGRYEGPFPFHDNGVLID, encoded by the coding sequence ATGACCACCTTTCTTGCCCAGCTGACCGACCTTCATATCCGCGAACCGGGCCGCTTGGCCTACGGTCGCATCGACACCGCACCGTATCTTCAACAAGCCGTGCAGTCGGTCTTGGCACTGCGCCAGCAGCCCGATGCCGTGGTGTTCACCGGCGACCTGACCGACTTCGGTCGCGCCGAGGAATACGCGTACCTGGCGCGCATGCTGGAACCGCTGACCATGCCGGTGTACCTGATGCCCGGCAACCATGACGACCGCGACCAGATGCGTCGCAGCTTCCCGTCGCACACTTACCTGGGCACGGAAGGCTTCATCCAGTATTCGGTGAAGGTCGGTGCGCTGCGCCTGATCGCGCTCGACACGGTGGTGCACGGCCGGCCCGAAGGCCGCCTGTGTGCGGAACGTCTGGCCTGGTTGGCCGACGCCCTGGAACGTCATCGTGACGAGCCTGTTATCGTGGCATTGCACCACCCCCCGTTCGAGACCTTGATCGGCCACATGGACAAGATCGGTCTGCTGGAAGGCGCGGCAGCACTCGAAGCGCTGATCGCCCGCTACCCGAACGTCGAACGCCTGATTTCCGGTCACCTGCACCGGAACATCGACGTGCGTTTTGGCGGCACCGTGGCATCTACCTCACCGGGCATCGCGCACCAAGTGGCGCTGGACCTGGACCCCGACGCAGATTCAGCCTGGATGCTGGAGCCCCCCGGTTTCAAGGTTCACGCATGGCGGGCAGAACGTCTGGTGACGCACCTGATTTCCAGTGGCCGCTACGAAGGCCCCTTCCCTTTTCACGATAACGGCGTATTGATCGACTGA
- a CDS encoding beta strand repeat-containing protein yields the protein MASTPTQLTIATLYAAAFNRAPDAAGFDFWLQAHEQGVGLANLAGTFLSAPEGLATYPAGLSSQEFVAAFYSSVFGRAADAGGLAFWTAALDSLGGATNTAAKAALMVRIIDVATTPLGSKPADLSDAAYAQTVADRARFANKAEAGVYFAAELRSNDLALAKQMFAMITDDPASLIAARNYVDSIINPPPVVVPPVVVPPPVLTSADDAPTITNKLNSYSGTAATADTTGMDAAQLKALAAGVSKFVAGALTGAMALDSTVTINEATDLLAKYAGTTASANAAGMDSDYLVLLASSSKFAAASIAAPTLVLGNATLDDTMTETLLGKATGAQIDATGATADELLSIINHIGNVAAGGISGNFALLGSLTATQLTALFGKFDTGASVTADVSAMGADQLAVLAAHPSAMGIGALTGALHLSDSLDATEVELLLNRYDGTDASLTASATVGSDVLNVVVPALGKVSGISGALTILADVSAANGLSLLGKYTGTTASVNASLYTSTELQSLYGNLSKLTAITVPQLVLEDTWLDTTAINELFAKSTDVGLTVSAASSTKLTGLLSQLSKVANNGIVGTLSLTKDTGVASQLQSLLAKTATGATVSVDATDMADGQLYALVESASKVDSVSNLVVPSSAWSLIGAQPVSNLGNLLGKSTEAKLSLTSATADQIKTVADHVAQYAVDGLTGSFILNSTFLLTQLEALLGNKVADGANVTVNASSMDIDQVAALFTNAAKIDVLNNLSAPSGIMARIGNNFGLLFTKGIGHAVDLTGATAAQLAVIGQFVNQYKADGLTGSFTIDKDLQSYSFAALLGDRVADAANVTIQAAGMDNDQLAAVVQGIGKVDSVLGLSLSTANVSSLSSTDLGTLLSKATDASVVMPSQIVSTQGDVLVANLTHVADGGLSGHILIGTASNTTLRAVDTKLASGNALDISGGPVDDVIDLTGFTKNTTIAMGAGANTITLGSGVDTVYIGGTSRGLSFNTANTNTNNLTKISGFQNTDVLMLSTSSLAFGNGFAFTAGTQVNRLSLTEDGTGITTIADVLAALPTPGSGAVGSTAVLAEIAVLTITGGGSFGGKTFMVINDANPVFTSADTIIELVGGLIPTITFGMPSF from the coding sequence ATGGCTTCCACACCCACCCAACTGACCATTGCCACGCTTTACGCGGCCGCTTTCAATCGTGCACCCGACGCTGCCGGGTTTGATTTCTGGTTGCAGGCACACGAGCAAGGGGTGGGCTTGGCCAATCTGGCCGGTACCTTTTTAAGCGCGCCCGAAGGACTGGCCACTTATCCGGCCGGGCTGAGTTCTCAGGAATTCGTCGCGGCTTTCTACAGTTCGGTATTCGGCCGCGCGGCCGATGCGGGTGGCCTGGCCTTTTGGACGGCTGCACTGGATTCGCTTGGCGGGGCGACCAATACCGCGGCCAAGGCGGCACTGATGGTGCGCATCATCGACGTGGCCACCACACCGCTTGGCAGCAAACCCGCCGACCTGAGCGATGCCGCCTATGCGCAGACCGTCGCCGACCGTGCGCGCTTCGCGAACAAGGCCGAAGCCGGTGTGTATTTCGCGGCCGAGTTGCGCAGCAATGACCTTGCCTTGGCCAAACAGATGTTTGCGATGATCACCGACGATCCGGCATCGTTGATCGCCGCGCGCAACTACGTCGATTCGATCATCAACCCGCCGCCGGTAGTGGTGCCGCCAGTCGTCGTGCCGCCGCCTGTCCTGACCAGCGCCGACGATGCTCCGACGATCACCAATAAGCTCAACAGCTACAGCGGCACGGCTGCGACGGCAGATACCACGGGCATGGATGCCGCGCAGTTGAAAGCGCTGGCAGCCGGGGTAAGCAAGTTCGTCGCGGGCGCGCTGACGGGGGCGATGGCGCTGGACAGCACGGTGACCATCAACGAGGCAACCGACCTGCTGGCCAAGTACGCCGGTACCACGGCAAGTGCCAATGCTGCCGGCATGGATTCCGATTATCTGGTGTTGCTGGCGTCCTCGAGCAAGTTCGCGGCAGCGAGCATTGCCGCGCCGACGCTGGTGCTGGGCAATGCCACGCTGGACGACACGATGACAGAAACCTTGCTGGGCAAGGCCACGGGGGCGCAGATCGACGCCACCGGCGCGACGGCTGACGAGTTGCTCAGCATCATCAATCACATTGGCAATGTGGCGGCTGGTGGCATCTCGGGCAACTTTGCGCTGCTGGGCAGCTTGACCGCCACGCAGCTGACTGCCTTGTTCGGCAAGTTCGACACCGGCGCGAGTGTGACGGCAGACGTATCGGCCATGGGTGCAGATCAGTTGGCCGTGCTGGCAGCGCACCCGTCTGCAATGGGCATAGGCGCGTTGACGGGTGCCTTGCACCTGAGCGATTCCCTGGATGCCACTGAAGTAGAGCTATTGCTCAATCGATATGACGGCACGGATGCAAGCCTCACGGCCAGCGCCACCGTCGGCAGCGACGTGTTGAATGTTGTCGTGCCGGCACTCGGCAAGGTGTCGGGCATTTCCGGTGCCTTGACGATCCTGGCCGATGTGAGCGCAGCCAATGGGCTGTCGCTGCTGGGCAAGTACACCGGCACCACGGCATCGGTGAACGCCAGCCTGTACACCAGCACCGAACTCCAATCGCTGTACGGCAACCTGAGCAAGCTCACTGCTATTACGGTGCCCCAGTTGGTCCTGGAAGACACGTGGTTGGACACCACCGCGATCAACGAGCTGTTTGCCAAGTCGACCGATGTGGGCCTCACGGTCAGCGCTGCCAGCAGCACGAAGTTGACGGGCCTGTTGAGCCAACTGTCCAAGGTCGCCAACAATGGCATTGTCGGCACCCTGAGCCTTACCAAGGATACGGGGGTGGCATCGCAACTGCAGAGTTTGCTGGCGAAAACGGCGACAGGCGCTACGGTCAGCGTGGATGCCACGGACATGGCCGACGGCCAGCTCTATGCACTGGTCGAGAGCGCCAGCAAGGTCGACAGCGTGAGCAATCTGGTCGTGCCGTCCAGTGCCTGGTCGCTGATCGGGGCACAGCCGGTGTCGAATCTGGGCAACCTGCTTGGCAAGAGCACGGAGGCGAAGCTGTCGCTGACCAGTGCGACCGCTGACCAGATCAAAACCGTGGCAGATCATGTCGCGCAATATGCGGTGGATGGTCTGACAGGCAGCTTTATTCTGAACAGCACGTTTCTTTTGACGCAGCTGGAGGCCCTGCTGGGGAACAAGGTGGCCGACGGGGCCAACGTCACGGTGAACGCGAGCTCCATGGACATCGATCAGGTGGCCGCGCTGTTCACCAATGCTGCCAAGATCGACGTGCTGAACAACCTGTCGGCACCCAGCGGCATCATGGCCCGAATAGGCAACAATTTTGGCTTGCTGTTTACCAAGGGAATCGGGCACGCCGTCGATCTGACAGGTGCCACCGCGGCTCAGCTGGCCGTCATTGGGCAATTCGTGAACCAGTACAAGGCAGATGGCCTGACGGGCAGCTTCACCATAGACAAGGACCTGCAGTCGTACAGCTTTGCCGCGCTGCTGGGCGACCGCGTCGCCGATGCCGCCAATGTGACCATTCAGGCTGCGGGCATGGATAACGACCAGCTGGCCGCCGTGGTGCAGGGCATCGGCAAGGTCGATTCGGTGCTTGGCCTGTCATTGAGCACGGCGAACGTGTCCTCGTTGTCGAGTACCGACCTTGGCACGCTGTTGTCCAAGGCTACTGACGCCAGCGTGGTGATGCCGAGCCAGATTGTTTCCACCCAGGGCGACGTGCTGGTGGCCAACCTCACCCATGTGGCTGATGGTGGCCTGAGCGGCCACATCTTGATCGGCACGGCTTCCAATACGACGCTGCGTGCGGTCGACACCAAGCTCGCCAGTGGCAACGCCCTCGATATCTCTGGCGGACCTGTTGACGACGTCATCGATCTCACCGGGTTCACCAAAAACACGACCATCGCGATGGGGGCGGGGGCGAACACCATTACCCTAGGCAGTGGTGTGGACACCGTCTACATCGGCGGCACAAGCCGGGGGCTCAGCTTCAACACTGCAAACACGAACACCAACAACCTTACCAAGATCAGCGGTTTTCAGAATACCGATGTGCTGATGCTCTCCACGTCTTCGTTGGCTTTCGGTAACGGGTTTGCCTTCACAGCCGGTACACAAGTGAATCGTCTCTCGTTGACCGAAGACGGGACCGGCATCACGACCATCGCGGATGTACTTGCCGCGTTGCCCACCCCTGGATCAGGAGCCGTCGGATCGACCGCCGTACTGGCCGAAATTGCTGTCCTGACCATCACCGGTGGCGGCTCGTTTGGCGGCAAGACGTTCATGGTGATCAACGATGCCAACCCCGTGTTCACGTCCGCCGACACGATCATCGAGCTCGTCGGTGGCCTGATTCCGACGATCACCTTTGGTATGCCGTCATTCTGA
- a CDS encoding ABC transporter permease: MSHVGSSTPRGLLLACSAPAVAFFAAFWLLPVTHLLVLPAKDGWQTYFAVLTDSRYLTSMANTLVLSLVVTLATLLLGGAVGICLARRQFPGRRVLLSLLTLPLSFPGVIVGFFVILLGGRQGLVADLSSWAGAGRVTFAYGLLGLFLAYVYFSLPRAIATYTAAAEAMDPQLEEAARSLGASRLGVLRDVWLPELAPTTLGCGAILFATAMGAFGTAFTLASKVEVLPITIYNEFTNYANFALAAALSISLGIVTWAVLFAARLAGGKELR, translated from the coding sequence ATGAGCCATGTTGGATCTTCAACGCCGCGAGGCTTGCTGCTGGCATGCAGTGCGCCTGCGGTCGCGTTCTTCGCTGCGTTCTGGCTGCTGCCAGTCACCCACCTGCTGGTGCTGCCCGCCAAAGACGGCTGGCAGACCTACTTCGCGGTGCTGACCGACAGCCGCTACCTGACCAGCATGGCCAATACGCTTGTGCTGTCCTTGGTGGTCACCTTGGCGACCCTGTTGCTGGGCGGCGCGGTGGGCATATGCCTGGCGCGTCGTCAGTTTCCCGGTCGCCGGGTACTGCTGTCGCTGCTGACCCTGCCTTTGTCTTTCCCCGGCGTGATCGTGGGTTTCTTCGTGATCCTGCTGGGCGGCAGGCAGGGCCTGGTGGCCGATCTGAGCTCGTGGGCAGGCGCTGGTCGCGTGACCTTCGCCTACGGCTTGCTGGGCCTGTTCCTGGCCTATGTGTACTTCTCGTTGCCGCGTGCAATTGCTACCTACACGGCAGCAGCCGAAGCCATGGACCCACAGCTTGAAGAAGCTGCACGTTCGCTGGGTGCATCACGCCTGGGCGTGCTGCGCGACGTGTGGTTGCCGGAACTGGCACCGACCACGCTGGGCTGCGGTGCCATCTTGTTCGCCACGGCGATGGGGGCGTTTGGTACGGCCTTCACGCTGGCCAGCAAGGTGGAAGTGCTGCCCATCACGATCTATAACGAATTCACCAATTACGCGAACTTCGCGCTGGCCGCCGCGCTGTCGATCTCGCTTGGCATCGTCACCTGGGCCGTGCTGTTTGCGGCACGCCTGGCTGGCGGCAAGGAGCTGCGATGA
- a CDS encoding ABC transporter permease: MSTCHTPLSSPLLLVVTVLVSLFMLAPMVLSLMAGLVNNYSSGIRSGLTLRWLGEVWNVYGGTVGWSLVLAVACVVGNLLIGVPCAYALARTRSRWASAFEELLTLPVAVPGLATALALILTYGGYRDFRQSFFFILVGHLVFTLPFMVRTVSPAFRRRDIQALEEASRSLGASFRQRFLGVLVPAAFPAIVAGSLMVFTLSVGEFNLTWMLHTPLTRTLPVGLADSYASMRIEIGSAYTLVFIAVILPVLWSLQHLAQHIQKRHGT; this comes from the coding sequence ATGAGCACGTGCCATACTCCCCTTTCTTCCCCGCTGCTGTTGGTCGTCACCGTGCTGGTGTCGCTGTTCATGCTGGCCCCGATGGTCTTGTCCTTGATGGCTGGCCTGGTGAACAACTACAGCAGCGGCATTCGCAGCGGCTTGACCTTGCGCTGGCTGGGCGAGGTCTGGAATGTCTACGGCGGCACCGTGGGCTGGTCTCTGGTGTTGGCGGTGGCCTGCGTGGTGGGCAACCTGCTGATCGGCGTGCCCTGCGCCTATGCACTGGCCCGCACACGCTCACGCTGGGCCAGTGCCTTTGAAGAACTGTTGACGTTGCCTGTGGCCGTTCCCGGCCTGGCCACCGCGCTGGCCTTGATCCTGACCTACGGCGGTTATCGCGATTTCCGTCAGAGCTTTTTCTTCATCCTGGTAGGCCATCTGGTCTTCACCCTGCCCTTCATGGTGCGCACCGTGTCGCCCGCGTTTCGTCGCCGCGACATCCAGGCATTGGAAGAAGCATCGCGGTCCTTGGGTGCGAGTTTTCGCCAGCGTTTTCTGGGTGTGCTGGTGCCCGCCGCCTTCCCCGCCATTGTCGCGGGCAGCCTGATGGTCTTCACGCTCTCGGTCGGTGAATTCAACCTGACCTGGATGCTGCACACCCCGCTTACGCGCACCTTGCCGGTGGGTCTGGCCGACAGCTACGCATCAATGCGTATCGAGATCGGCTCTGCCTACACGCTGGTGTTCATTGCAGTCATTTTGCCGGTGCTGTGGAGCTTGCAGCATCTGGCCCAACACATACAGAAGCGCCATGGAACTTGA
- a CDS encoding ABC transporter ATP-binding protein, protein MELERVRIDIVDCAKTYADGTRGLQTTSLSVEPGEVMALLGPSGCGKTTLLRLIAGLESADAGSTIRFGELDVTRQPIEQRGVGMVFQHYALFPQMTVAANIGYGLKVRGVDEAKRRASVGELVDLMRLNGLEDKRPAELSGGQRQRVALARAVAVRPRVLLLDEPLTALDAKLKESLRDELADLLRRLHITAVHVTHDQHEAMVIADRLAVMHAGRVVQVGRGEDLYRAPSHPFVAEFLGRVNRLARTPQDMQADRLQLGGAQIDCSPNWRGHATLLVRPEDIQLGDAHPGWGTATVEQRVFLGERVQLRLRTDEHTSLLADADRDSPLTVGSRVGVWISPDRLIPASDTF, encoded by the coding sequence ATGGAACTTGAACGCGTTCGCATCGACATCGTCGATTGCGCCAAGACCTACGCCGACGGCACACGCGGTTTGCAGACCACCTCGCTGTCGGTCGAGCCCGGTGAAGTGATGGCCTTGCTGGGGCCGTCGGGCTGCGGCAAGACCACCTTGTTGCGCCTGATCGCCGGCCTGGAAAGTGCCGACGCAGGCAGCACCATTCGCTTCGGTGAACTGGACGTCACCCGCCAACCCATCGAGCAACGCGGCGTGGGCATGGTGTTCCAGCACTACGCCCTGTTCCCGCAGATGACGGTCGCGGCCAACATCGGCTACGGCCTGAAGGTGCGTGGCGTCGATGAAGCCAAGCGCCGTGCCTCGGTCGGTGAACTGGTTGACCTGATGCGCCTGAACGGTCTGGAAGACAAGCGCCCCGCAGAGTTGTCTGGCGGACAACGGCAGCGCGTGGCATTGGCCCGCGCCGTGGCCGTGCGCCCGCGTGTGCTGCTGCTGGACGAGCCGCTGACCGCGCTGGATGCGAAGCTGAAAGAGTCCTTGCGCGACGAGCTGGCCGACCTGCTGCGCCGTCTGCATATCACCGCCGTGCATGTAACGCACGACCAGCACGAAGCCATGGTGATCGCCGATCGCCTGGCCGTAATGCATGCCGGTCGGGTGGTGCAGGTAGGGCGCGGTGAAGACCTGTACCGTGCGCCCAGCCACCCGTTCGTGGCGGAATTCCTGGGCCGTGTGAACCGCCTGGCGCGCACGCCGCAAGACATGCAGGCAGACCGCCTGCAACTGGGTGGTGCCCAGATCGACTGCTCGCCCAACTGGCGCGGCCACGCCACCTTGCTGGTGCGCCCGGAAGACATCCAGCTGGGCGATGCGCACCCCGGCTGGGGCACGGCCACCGTGGAACAACGTGTGTTCCTGGGTGAACGTGTGCAACTGCGCCTGCGCACCGATGAACACACCAGCCTGCTGGCCGACGCCGACCGCGATTCCCCGCTGACCGTGGGCAGCCGTGTTGGCGTGTGGATATCTCCTGATCGCTTGATCCCCGCTTCGGACACTTTTTAA